From Verrucomicrobiota bacterium, a single genomic window includes:
- a CDS encoding FAD-binding protein yields MALTPDTINELRGCVGAESVLSSKEDLIPYAFDGTAALSQMPGCVVFAANGRQVADVLKLANDRRIPVVTRGSGTGLSGGSLPSPDCLVLCTVKMNRILEVDRANLTMLVEPGVTTLAVADAAAAAGLFYPPDPGSMKISTIGGNVAENSGGLRGLKYGITRNYVMGLEVVLPDGEVLWTGNKCVKDVAGYSLRDLFIGSEGTLGVITQVLLKLIPKPAAKKTMVATFGAMDAAAQTVSDIIAAQIIPCTLEFLDRTTIHCVEDYAKVGLPLDCEALLLMETDGHPAAVDDEAAKMVELARKNGAMEVRVAKDDDEATKLAAARRSAFSALARVSPTTILEDATVPRSELARMIRFVEAVAKRHRLRIGTFGHMGDGNLHPTFLTDERNEEEMQRIHEAFKEIFDEAIRLGGTITGEHGVGVAKKDFLPKFAGTAQMRVMRELRRALDPNGILNPGKMFD; encoded by the coding sequence ATGGCCCTGACTCCCGACACGATCAACGAATTGCGCGGCTGCGTTGGCGCTGAATCGGTGCTGAGTTCCAAGGAAGACCTGATTCCCTACGCTTTCGACGGCACGGCGGCGCTCTCGCAGATGCCCGGTTGCGTGGTGTTCGCCGCAAACGGCCGGCAGGTGGCCGACGTGCTCAAACTTGCGAACGACCGCCGCATCCCCGTGGTCACGCGCGGCTCCGGCACCGGACTCAGCGGCGGGAGCCTGCCGTCTCCGGATTGCCTCGTGCTGTGCACGGTGAAGATGAACCGCATCCTTGAGGTGGACCGCGCCAACCTCACGATGCTGGTCGAACCCGGCGTCACCACGCTCGCCGTCGCCGACGCCGCGGCTGCCGCCGGGCTGTTTTATCCGCCCGATCCCGGCTCGATGAAAATCTCCACGATCGGCGGGAACGTGGCCGAAAACTCGGGCGGTTTGCGCGGGCTGAAATACGGCATCACGCGCAATTACGTGATGGGCCTCGAAGTCGTGCTGCCCGACGGCGAAGTGCTGTGGACGGGCAACAAATGCGTGAAGGACGTGGCAGGCTACTCGCTGCGCGACCTGTTCATCGGCTCGGAGGGCACGCTCGGCGTCATCACGCAAGTCCTGCTCAAGCTCATTCCCAAGCCCGCCGCAAAGAAGACGATGGTCGCCACGTTTGGGGCGATGGACGCCGCGGCGCAGACCGTCAGTGACATCATCGCCGCGCAGATCATCCCTTGCACGCTGGAGTTCCTCGACCGCACGACCATTCATTGCGTCGAGGATTACGCGAAGGTCGGCCTGCCGCTCGACTGCGAGGCGTTGCTGCTCATGGAGACGGACGGCCACCCCGCCGCGGTGGACGACGAAGCCGCAAAGATGGTCGAGCTGGCGAGGAAGAACGGGGCGATGGAAGTGCGCGTGGCGAAGGATGACGACGAAGCCACGAAACTCGCCGCCGCCCGCCGCAGCGCGTTCAGCGCGCTCGCGCGGGTTTCTCCCACGACCATCCTTGAGGACGCCACGGTGCCCCGCAGCGAGCTGGCGCGGATGATCCGCTTTGTCGAGGCCGTCGCGAAGAGGCACCGGCTGCGCATCGGCACGTTCGGCCACATGGGCGATGGCAACCTGCACCCGACGTTCCTGACCGACGAACGCAACGAGGAGGAGATGCAGCGCATCCACGAGGCGTTCAAGGAAATCTTCGACGAAGCCATCCGGCTCGGCGGCACCATCACAGGCGAGCACGGCGTGGGTGTGGCGAAGAAGGACTTCCTGCCGAAGTTTGCCGGCACCGCCCAGATGCGTGTGATGCGCGAACTGCGTCGCGCGCTCGATCCGAACGGGATTTTGAATCCGGGGAAGATGTTCGACTGA
- a CDS encoding polysaccharide biosynthesis tyrosine autokinase, protein MDPEQSQPSGESRLHFLDYWRIIRVRKLVILTVFLLITLTTTLVTYWLPKTYMSSVRMDVKKDETMLSKLSGQPTMNVFDPFFVQTQFERIQSKDVLHKVIEDLRLQERWARRQNMPEPMKKTDTETLLKKRIDPRQVRNTSIIEIRVYSELKEEAAEIANKIADVYKSNRAKARDLQTTQGLNELRGQLASKSNEVVQAKIHLDQVRTNLNLDIITPETAAGTLTLEVETVRQLEVQFNNDSTKLVGKEKILAGLTNKSVAQLRSSIHIFVPDEILARLIATHTQAEQELAARKATLGVDNPDYKKAQSILDAVDRQVDARVKGNLEGMQNELESLRAQRDSLKVTLEAAKLRSREAARKSREYLDALDNHEKLKRVRDVIELKIFQEESDAKLYSPATVEITDPAEIMDRPVLPKIPLNIALGIIFGLLVGVGLAFFIEYLDTSVKTIDDIEHSLQSPVLGVIPQDVGFLGDEGPESPNSEAYRILRTNVLFSRKDQKLNALTVVSGGAGEGKSTTVLNLAVTFAQQGARVLLVDSDLRRPSLHRRLNLSNQVGLTNFLLKQSELKEVIQTTSVPGLDFLPSGKLPASAMSILNTQQMRDFIANVKSRYDYVFFDSPPIMGVSDASILISEVDVAIMVIQYRKYPQSMAIRARQMIEKYGHNLLGVVLNNINVSQDAGYYYYGGDYYGYYNKSSRDRATSESKPAAPQTDKNGHPPSATAPVDDAFNAERKKTKPAPEGPGLHSKY, encoded by the coding sequence ATGGATCCCGAACAATCCCAACCTTCCGGGGAGTCGAGGCTGCACTTTCTGGACTACTGGCGCATCATCCGCGTCCGCAAGCTCGTCATCCTCACGGTCTTCCTGCTCATCACGCTCACCACCACGCTCGTCACCTACTGGCTTCCCAAAACCTACATGAGCAGCGTCCGCATGGACGTGAAGAAAGACGAGACCATGCTCTCGAAGCTCAGCGGACAACCGACGATGAATGTCTTTGATCCGTTCTTCGTGCAGACGCAATTTGAGCGCATCCAGTCCAAGGACGTGCTGCACAAAGTCATCGAGGATCTCCGGCTGCAGGAGCGCTGGGCGCGACGGCAGAACATGCCGGAGCCGATGAAGAAGACCGACACGGAGACGCTGCTCAAGAAACGCATCGACCCGCGGCAGGTCCGCAACACGTCGATCATCGAGATCCGCGTCTACAGCGAGCTCAAGGAGGAAGCCGCCGAGATCGCGAACAAGATCGCCGATGTCTACAAATCCAACCGCGCCAAGGCCCGTGACCTTCAGACCACGCAGGGACTCAACGAACTCCGTGGCCAGCTTGCATCCAAGAGCAACGAAGTCGTCCAAGCCAAGATCCACCTCGACCAGGTCCGCACCAACCTGAACCTCGACATCATCACGCCCGAGACGGCGGCGGGCACACTGACCCTCGAGGTCGAAACAGTCCGGCAACTCGAAGTGCAGTTCAACAACGACAGCACCAAGCTCGTCGGCAAGGAGAAGATTCTCGCCGGGCTCACCAACAAGTCGGTCGCCCAGCTCCGTTCCTCGATTCACATTTTCGTGCCCGATGAAATCCTCGCCCGCCTCATCGCCACGCACACCCAGGCCGAACAGGAACTCGCCGCGCGCAAGGCCACGCTCGGTGTGGACAACCCGGACTACAAAAAGGCCCAGAGCATCCTCGACGCCGTGGACCGCCAGGTGGACGCGCGCGTGAAAGGCAACCTCGAGGGCATGCAAAACGAGCTCGAATCCCTTCGCGCCCAGCGTGATTCCCTGAAGGTCACGCTCGAGGCCGCGAAACTTCGCAGCCGCGAGGCCGCCCGCAAGAGCCGCGAGTATCTCGACGCCCTCGACAACCACGAGAAGCTCAAGCGCGTCCGCGACGTGATTGAGTTGAAGATTTTCCAGGAGGAGAGCGACGCCAAACTCTACAGCCCGGCCACCGTCGAGATCACCGACCCGGCGGAGATCATGGACCGGCCCGTGCTGCCGAAGATTCCCCTGAACATCGCGCTCGGCATCATCTTCGGCCTCCTGGTCGGCGTCGGGCTCGCGTTCTTCATCGAATATCTCGACACGAGCGTGAAAACCATCGACGACATCGAGCACTCGCTCCAGTCGCCGGTGCTCGGCGTCATTCCGCAGGATGTCGGTTTCCTCGGCGACGAGGGCCCCGAAAGCCCCAATTCCGAGGCGTATCGCATCCTGCGCACCAACGTTCTCTTCTCTCGCAAGGACCAGAAGCTCAACGCGCTCACCGTCGTGAGCGGCGGCGCGGGCGAGGGCAAATCCACCACCGTGCTCAACCTTGCGGTCACGTTTGCGCAGCAGGGCGCGCGCGTGCTGCTCGTGGATTCCGACCTGCGGCGGCCCAGCCTGCACCGGCGCCTCAACCTGTCGAACCAGGTCGGCCTCACCAACTTCCTCCTCAAGCAGAGCGAGTTGAAGGAGGTCATCCAGACCACAAGCGTCCCGGGGCTCGACTTCCTGCCCAGCGGCAAACTGCCCGCCAGCGCGATGAGCATCCTCAACACGCAACAGATGCGCGACTTCATCGCGAACGTGAAAAGCCGCTACGACTACGTCTTCTTCGACTCGCCTCCCATCATGGGCGTGAGCGACGCCTCCATCCTCATCAGCGAGGTCGACGTTGCGATCATGGTCATCCAATACCGGAAATACCCGCAGAGCATGGCCATCCGCGCACGACAGATGATCGAGAAATACGGCCACAACCTCCTCGGCGTCGTCCTCAACAACATCAACGTCTCGCAGGACGCCGGCTACTACTACTACGGCGGCGACTACTACGGTTATTACAACAAGTCCAGCCGCGACCGCGCAACGTCGGAGTCGAAACCCGCCGCCCCACAAACCGACAAGAACGGCCATCCGCCTTCAGCCACGGCGCCCGTAGACGACGCGTTCAATGCCGAGCGGAAGAAAACCAAGCCCGCGCCCGAGGGTCCTGGCCTTCACTCCAAATACTAG
- a CDS encoding DEAD/DEAH box helicase: MSFDALGLDAHILTAIREARYTEPTPIQVAAIPLVLAGQDIIGIAQTGTGKTAAFTLPILTRLAAKLAGQQRRTRVLVLAPTRELVVQIDENVRAYGRHLPLRIATVFGGVGETPQIAALRSGVDIIIATPGRLLDLMGRGCADFTGLTHLVLDEADRMLDMGFLPDIRRIIRQLPKHRQTLMFSATLSREIEGLTHEFQRSPKVVQIGRRANPAETVTQFVFEIPARLKVALLQHLLQDHRMNMVLVFVRMKHAADRLAKQLERGGIRTATLHSNRSQNQRLRALRDFKDGDVRVLVATDIAARGIDVDGISHVVNFDFPMHPEDYVHRIGRTGRAHAVGDAISFVTPDDQSELRALERFINRGLVRKRAEGFNYNAPPPPMMENERDSSHSPERRHGAGRHAREDGQHSAFHGVSRRSGFEKRRKRFGHQWAR, translated from the coding sequence ATGTCGTTTGACGCACTGGGGCTCGACGCCCACATCCTGACTGCCATCCGCGAAGCCAGATACACCGAGCCCACGCCCATCCAAGTTGCGGCCATCCCGCTCGTCCTCGCGGGGCAGGACATCATCGGCATCGCGCAGACCGGCACGGGCAAGACGGCGGCCTTTACGCTGCCCATTCTCACCAGGCTCGCCGCGAAGCTTGCGGGCCAGCAACGCCGCACGCGCGTGCTGGTCCTCGCGCCGACACGCGAGCTCGTGGTGCAAATTGACGAGAACGTGCGCGCCTATGGCCGGCATCTGCCGTTGCGAATCGCCACGGTGTTCGGCGGGGTGGGGGAGACGCCGCAGATCGCGGCGTTGCGGTCGGGCGTGGACATCATCATTGCCACGCCGGGACGGTTGCTGGATTTGATGGGGCGCGGCTGCGCGGATTTCACCGGCTTGACGCACTTGGTGCTGGACGAGGCGGACCGGATGCTCGACATGGGCTTCCTGCCCGACATCCGGCGGATCATCCGGCAACTGCCCAAGCACCGGCAGACGCTGATGTTCTCGGCCACGCTGTCACGTGAGATCGAGGGGTTGACGCACGAGTTCCAGCGCTCGCCGAAGGTGGTGCAGATCGGCCGGCGCGCGAATCCCGCCGAGACGGTCACGCAGTTCGTTTTTGAAATCCCGGCGCGGCTCAAGGTGGCGCTCCTGCAGCACCTGTTGCAGGACCACCGGATGAACATGGTGCTGGTGTTCGTGCGGATGAAACACGCCGCCGACCGGCTGGCGAAGCAACTCGAACGCGGCGGCATCCGCACGGCCACGCTCCATTCAAACCGTTCGCAGAACCAGCGGCTCCGCGCGCTGCGCGACTTCAAGGACGGCGACGTGCGTGTGCTGGTGGCGACGGACATCGCCGCGCGCGGCATTGACGTGGACGGCATCTCGCACGTGGTCAACTTCGATTTCCCGATGCACCCGGAGGATTACGTGCACCGCATCGGCCGCACGGGGCGCGCCCACGCGGTGGGGGACGCGATCAGCTTCGTGACGCCGGACGACCAGTCGGAACTTCGCGCGCTTGAGCGCTTCATCAACCGCGGCCTCGTGCGCAAGCGCGCCGAGGGGTTCAACTACAATGCGCCGCCGCCGCCGATGATGGAGAATGAACGCGACTCCAGTCACAGTCCAGAGCGCCGGCACGGAGCCGGGCGACACGCGCGGGAGGACGGCCAGCACTCGGCCTTCCACGGAGTGTCGAGGCGGTCCGGGTTTGAAAAGCGACGGAAGCGGTTTGGCCACCAATGGGCCCGTTGA
- a CDS encoding FHA domain-containing protein, whose protein sequence is MDRHGAGRFVTAPSATLPERLIQLQILAGASVGTRVAVSRFPFSIGRAEAAHLRLADAGVWDHHLELELRGDGVEARVLSPALATLNGEPLATARLRNGDTLQLGSATLRFWLAQAIQRDQVARERLIWGFLGALIAAQLAVIVWLAR, encoded by the coding sequence ATCGACCGCCACGGCGCGGGCAGATTCGTGACTGCCCCGTCAGCGACTCTGCCTGAACGCTTGATCCAGCTCCAAATCCTCGCGGGCGCGAGCGTTGGCACACGCGTCGCCGTCTCGCGCTTCCCGTTCTCCATCGGCCGCGCCGAAGCCGCGCACCTCCGTCTCGCAGACGCCGGAGTATGGGATCATCACCTCGAACTTGAACTCCGCGGAGACGGCGTCGAGGCACGTGTCCTCAGCCCCGCGCTTGCGACACTCAACGGCGAACCGCTCGCCACTGCGCGGTTGCGCAACGGAGACACGCTCCAACTGGGCTCCGCCACACTCCGCTTCTGGCTCGCTCAAGCCATCCAACGCGACCAAGTCGCCCGCGAGCGGCTGATTTGGGGATTCCTCGGTGCGCTCATCGCGGCTCAACTCGCCGTCATCGTCTGGCTCGCGCGTTGA